The following are encoded together in the Spiroplasma apis B31 genome:
- a CDS encoding ABC transporter ATP-binding protein: protein MKKQGGAMLKTIAHYYKKEWRLTAIMLFLIMIIVSCAVMFPLLTQQMIMAVRVASGGKEVISSGIISYWGLSWVTLIYISLGVIITYGVSSYIYDFIAYIMGKRIEISLRNRSLESLVRQDISYYSNKKIGSILTKVISDTQIVGDQAVQVPLQFGISFFEILASAIMMFILSWQLAAITMTIFLLIMIVMAFCYLATRRKFHKVREVITEINGNVTDRVATIRLIKSNGTENYETDRFHRVHQNYYKKSIVIGKIQSFMLTTMWAGIFVLQFSVIIFSMILFGGKSGGVTFFDTTFIAFTLAQQIMIGPLFQIMNALFGLSQATVAAQRVDDTINVTSILDPHYNSGIKIDKLKGKIIFDEIEFRYPEKPKKIILPKFSFVFEEGKSYAFVGETGSGKSTIAKLLLRFYDPSEGKIIINDNINLKDINLESYLAHIGYVEQEPQILYGDVYENIRYGCFGASDNEVMEAAKKAELHELVLTWPDGYDTILGERGFMLSGGQKQRLVIARMFLKNPKVLILDEATSALDNIVEQEIQQKLDDLMRGRTTISIAHRLSTIKNCDEIVVLGKNGQGIVQRGDFETLKKVKGHFQNLYKAGLME from the coding sequence ATGAAAAAACAAGGAGGAGCAATGTTAAAAACAATTGCTCACTATTATAAAAAAGAGTGGAGGCTCACGGCAATTATGTTATTCTTGATAATGATAATTGTTTCTTGTGCAGTGATGTTTCCTTTATTAACACAACAAATGATTATGGCCGTTAGGGTTGCTAGTGGGGGCAAAGAAGTTATATCATCAGGTATAATAAGTTATTGAGGCTTATCTTGAGTTACACTAATTTATATTTCATTAGGTGTGATTATTACTTACGGTGTATCTTCATACATATATGACTTTATTGCATATATTATGGGTAAGAGAATTGAAATAAGTTTACGTAATCGATCACTTGAAAGTTTAGTTAGACAAGATATATCGTATTATTCAAACAAAAAAATAGGTAGCATATTAACGAAAGTGATTTCAGATACTCAAATTGTTGGAGATCAAGCTGTTCAAGTTCCCTTACAATTTGGAATATCTTTTTTTGAAATCTTAGCATCTGCAATTATGATGTTTATACTGAGTTGGCAGTTGGCAGCTATCACAATGACTATATTTTTACTTATTATGATAGTAATGGCCTTTTGCTACTTAGCTACGAGAAGAAAGTTTCACAAAGTACGTGAAGTTATTACCGAAATCAATGGTAATGTAACTGACAGAGTAGCAACTATTAGACTTATTAAATCTAATGGGACTGAAAATTATGAAACTGACAGATTTCATAGAGTTCACCAAAACTACTACAAAAAATCAATTGTTATTGGTAAAATACAGTCATTTATGTTAACAACAATGTGGGCTGGTATATTTGTTTTGCAATTCTCAGTGATAATATTTTCAATGATATTATTCGGGGGTAAAAGCGGCGGAGTAACATTTTTTGATACGACATTTATTGCTTTTACATTAGCACAACAAATTATGATCGGACCGTTATTCCAAATAATGAATGCTTTATTTGGTTTATCACAAGCTACCGTAGCAGCTCAAAGAGTCGATGATACAATTAATGTTACATCAATTTTAGACCCACATTATAATAGTGGTATAAAAATTGATAAACTAAAGGGAAAAATAATATTTGATGAAATTGAGTTTAGGTATCCAGAAAAACCTAAAAAAATTATTCTACCTAAATTTAGTTTTGTCTTTGAAGAAGGTAAAAGTTATGCTTTTGTTGGAGAAACAGGTAGTGGTAAATCAACAATTGCTAAGTTGTTACTAAGATTTTACGACCCATCAGAAGGTAAAATAATTATCAATGACAATATAAACTTAAAAGATATCAATCTGGAGAGTTATTTGGCGCATATAGGTTATGTTGAACAAGAGCCTCAAATACTTTATGGTGATGTTTACGAAAATATTCGCTATGGTTGTTTTGGAGCTTCTGATAATGAGGTAATGGAAGCGGCAAAAAAAGCAGAACTACACGAATTAGTTTTAACTTGACCCGATGGATATGATACTATTTTAGGAGAAAGGGGATTTATGTTATCTGGTGGTCAAAAGCAGCGCTTAGTCATAGCCAGAATGTTCCTAAAAAACCCTAAAGTACTAATTTTAGATGAGGCCACAAGTGCTTTAGATAATATTGTAGAGCAAGAGATCCAACAAAAATTAGATGATTTAATGAGGGGTAGAACTACAATCTCTATTGCACACCGTTTAAGTACCATAAAAAATTGTGATGAAATAGTAGTATTGGGAAAAAACGGCCAAGGAATTGTTCAAAGAGGAGATTTTGAAACTCTTAAAAAAGTTAAAGGTCATTTTCAAAATTTATACAAAGCAGGTTTGATGGAATAA
- the rpmF gene encoding 50S ribosomal protein L32, producing the protein MAVPFRKTSKAAKNKRRSHLALVSSAIISCPNCGSMIKPHRVCRECGYYKNKEVKKVG; encoded by the coding sequence ATGGCTGTACCATTTAGAAAAACCAGTAAAGCTGCAAAAAATAAAAGAAGAAGTCATCTTGCTTTAGTTAGTTCAGCTATCATTTCGTGTCCAAACTGCGGAAGCATGATAAAACCACACAGAGTTTGTCGTGAATGTGGTTACTACAAAAACAAAGAAGTAAAAAAAGTAGGTTAA